One part of the Sorangiineae bacterium MSr11954 genome encodes these proteins:
- a CDS encoding HupE/UreJ family protein yields the protein MMRRAFVVLIAFAFHLLRAAPAQAHKPSDAYLTLNAPADRSSAASTSTSTSTSASTSAPALELDGRWDIALRDLTYAMHLDANDDGNLTWGELRTHRAQLEAYAFAHLTVAAGDRPCQTIPGELRIVPHSDGNYAVLLFRLACDRAPGAASSGSTAAADIHVNYSIFFDIDPQHHGLLRFRNPEGERAAIFTAAAPSQRFAWTAPPPAQSFRDAVAEGVGHIASGIDHLLFLLALLLPSVLRREGRTWRPVSDFRAAFRDVLGIVTAFTVAHSITLSLAALDVVRLPSRVVESGIAASVVLAALNNLVPVLRGERWAAAFALGLLHGFGFSAVLVDLGLARAELVRVLLGFNLGVELGQCAVVAAFLPLAYAARAKPLYHRMALLGGSAAIAAIAVVWLVERAFIAT from the coding sequence ATGATGCGCCGCGCGTTCGTCGTTCTGATCGCCTTTGCGTTTCACCTCTTGCGCGCGGCCCCTGCGCAAGCGCACAAACCCAGCGACGCGTATTTGACCTTGAACGCGCCCGCGGACCGCTCGTCTGCCGCGTCCACGTCCACGTCCACGTCCACGTCCGCGTCTACGTCTGCCCCCGCCCTCGAGCTCGATGGCCGCTGGGACATCGCGTTGCGCGATCTCACCTACGCGATGCACCTCGACGCCAACGACGACGGCAACCTCACATGGGGCGAGCTCCGAACCCACCGCGCGCAGCTCGAGGCCTACGCCTTCGCGCACCTCACGGTGGCGGCCGGCGACCGCCCATGCCAAACCATCCCCGGCGAGCTGCGCATCGTGCCCCACTCCGACGGCAACTACGCCGTTCTCCTCTTTCGCCTCGCGTGCGATCGCGCACCCGGCGCTGCATCATCCGGTTCGACGGCGGCCGCCGACATACATGTAAATTACAGCATTTTCTTCGACATCGACCCCCAGCACCACGGCCTCCTCCGATTCCGCAACCCCGAAGGCGAGCGCGCCGCCATCTTCACGGCCGCCGCACCCTCCCAGCGCTTCGCATGGACCGCGCCGCCCCCCGCACAATCGTTTCGCGACGCCGTCGCGGAGGGCGTTGGCCACATCGCATCGGGCATCGACCACCTCCTCTTTCTCCTCGCGCTTCTTCTGCCGTCCGTCCTCCGCCGTGAGGGCCGCACATGGCGCCCCGTCTCCGACTTTCGCGCCGCGTTTCGGGACGTCCTTGGAATCGTCACCGCCTTTACCGTGGCCCACTCGATCACCTTGAGCCTCGCGGCCCTGGACGTCGTCCGGCTGCCCTCCCGCGTGGTGGAGTCGGGGATCGCCGCGTCGGTGGTGCTGGCCGCGTTGAACAACCTCGTCCCCGTTCTTCGCGGCGAGCGTTGGGCGGCGGCCTTTGCCCTCGGCCTCCTGCACGGCTTTGGCTTCTCCGCGGTCCTGGTCGATCTCGGGCTGGCCCGCGCAGAGCTCGTCCGTGTTCTTCTCGGCTTCAACCTTGGGGTCGAGCTCGGACAATGCGCCGTCGTGGCCGCGTTTCTTCCGCTCGCCTATGCCGCGCGCGCCAAGCCGCTCTACCACCGCATGGCCCTGCTCGGTGGCTCTGCCGCCATTGCTGCGATCGCCGTCGTGTGGCTGGTCGAACGCGCCTTCATCGCCACGTAA
- a CDS encoding DUF4331 domain-containing protein codes for MKRPILGSVCAMAAGLALLAIPGDAGASSHKEAPFITKNPKVDGTDFYMFNSYESGRTGFVTLIANYQPLQDPIGGPNYYTMDPEALYEIHIDNDGDAKEDLTFQFRFKNTLANGGKGITLPIGKPPQDVGIPLRTAGGVSGDDAATINENETYTVTVVRGDRRSGMAASVTNLAGGSATFKKPLDNIGAKTFGGAYTKYADQYKYGVNIPGCSTPAKLFVGQRAESFAVNLGTIFDLVNAPASLITDPTKRNLLPNPIGGKNITALALEVAADCLRKGSSGRQAVLGGWTTASVRQARVINPHATYTTPAREGGAWAQVSRLGNPLVNEVVIGLADKDGWNASEPKDDGAYVKYVTNPTLPKLLEIIFGAANVPAPTVFPRADLVAAFATGVEGVNANGATAEYLRLNTAIPATTTIAPNTSAPGSYAGHVPGSQNNLGALGCFTGRSATARPTLDTKAANCDPAGYPNGRRPGDDTIDIALRVVEGVLLNASEAPAGGAALHDAVLQDPTQFDTAFPYLKAPLGGT; via the coding sequence ATGAAACGACCCATCCTGGGATCCGTCTGCGCGATGGCGGCGGGTCTCGCTTTGCTCGCAATCCCCGGCGACGCCGGGGCGTCGAGCCACAAGGAAGCTCCGTTCATTACGAAGAATCCCAAGGTCGACGGCACCGACTTTTATATGTTCAACAGCTACGAGAGCGGACGCACCGGCTTCGTCACGCTCATCGCGAACTATCAGCCGCTCCAGGATCCCATCGGTGGACCGAATTACTACACCATGGATCCGGAGGCGCTCTACGAGATCCATATCGACAACGACGGCGACGCCAAGGAAGATCTGACCTTCCAGTTCCGCTTCAAGAACACGCTCGCCAACGGCGGAAAAGGCATTACGCTCCCCATCGGGAAACCACCGCAGGACGTCGGCATTCCGCTCCGCACCGCGGGCGGCGTGAGCGGCGACGATGCGGCGACCATCAACGAGAACGAAACGTACACGGTGACCGTGGTCCGCGGCGATCGGCGCTCGGGCATGGCCGCGTCGGTCACCAACCTCGCGGGGGGCTCGGCCACGTTCAAGAAGCCCCTCGACAACATCGGCGCCAAGACGTTCGGCGGCGCGTATACCAAGTACGCCGATCAATACAAATACGGCGTGAACATCCCCGGGTGCAGCACCCCGGCGAAGCTCTTCGTGGGGCAGCGCGCGGAGTCGTTCGCCGTGAACCTGGGGACGATCTTCGACTTGGTGAACGCGCCGGCCAGCCTCATCACCGATCCCACCAAGCGCAATCTCTTGCCCAACCCCATCGGCGGAAAGAACATCACGGCCTTGGCGCTCGAGGTGGCGGCCGACTGCTTGCGCAAGGGAAGCAGCGGCAGGCAAGCGGTGCTCGGCGGGTGGACGACGGCCAGCGTCCGGCAGGCGCGGGTCATCAACCCGCACGCCACGTACACCACGCCGGCGCGCGAGGGCGGCGCGTGGGCGCAGGTGTCGCGTTTGGGCAATCCCCTGGTCAACGAGGTGGTGATCGGCCTCGCCGACAAAGATGGCTGGAACGCCAGCGAGCCCAAAGACGATGGGGCGTACGTGAAGTACGTGACCAACCCCACCTTGCCCAAGCTGCTCGAGATCATCTTCGGTGCGGCCAATGTCCCCGCGCCCACCGTGTTCCCGCGGGCCGACTTGGTGGCGGCGTTCGCGACGGGCGTGGAGGGCGTCAACGCCAACGGGGCCACGGCCGAATATCTGAGGCTGAACACGGCCATCCCGGCGACGACGACCATCGCGCCCAACACCAGCGCGCCCGGCAGCTACGCGGGGCATGTGCCGGGCTCGCAGAACAACCTGGGCGCGCTCGGGTGCTTCACGGGTCGATCGGCCACCGCCCGCCCGACCCTCGACACCAAGGCGGCCAACTGCGATCCGGCCGGCTACCCCAACGGGCGCCGTCCGGGCGACGATACGATCGACATCGCGCTGCGCGTGGTCGAAGGGGTGCTGCTCAACGCCTCCGAGGCGCCCGCGGGCGGGGCCGCGCTGCACGACGCGGTCCTTCAGGATCCGACGCAGTTCGATACGGCGTTTCCGTACCTCAAGGCGCCGCTCGGTGGAACGTGA
- a CDS encoding CAP domain-containing protein, which yields MQHPRAPTAAPFVSAFFALSSVFVSACFQTTYTPAGRGAPRSYAAEFHEIVPPSAATYASEPAGPAAPTTPAPSPAPRTDTAGAGMTALADASFVRVFRQRGDTFRADPRLTQLASWIASRGEAPKDALAVDVMSRRLGYVGPAPWLLYIEGSSLSEADIEARLARVIESIPRNMPITRYGIGTAGAGAAESLAIAFASVEVELEPVPKHLARGQTLHLAGKVGDRFARVDLAITRPDGVVRTFRNGDRSYRGDLTLTDPGVHKVELLGDGATGPVVLANFPIYVDVDEPEPPKRFGAERASAEASAPLTPALAEQRMLALLARTREGARLPPLAEDDELAALARVHCEDMADHAFFGHVSPTTGTTEDRFRRANLLFPLYGENVARGSSPESAHEMLMDSPGHRANMINAEFTHVGIGAVVRPQPSGGRDVFVTLLFAKRPGGKRAP from the coding sequence ATGCAACACCCCCGCGCCCCCACGGCGGCGCCCTTCGTTTCCGCTTTCTTCGCGCTCTCCTCCGTTTTCGTCTCCGCCTGCTTTCAAACCACGTACACGCCCGCCGGGCGCGGCGCCCCGCGCTCGTACGCCGCGGAGTTTCACGAGATCGTTCCGCCCAGCGCCGCGACCTACGCGAGCGAGCCCGCAGGTCCCGCAGCTCCCACAACCCCCGCACCGTCCCCCGCGCCCCGCACGGACACGGCCGGCGCCGGCATGACGGCCCTCGCCGATGCCAGCTTCGTGCGCGTCTTTCGCCAGCGGGGCGATACGTTTCGCGCCGATCCCCGGCTGACGCAGCTTGCATCGTGGATCGCCTCGCGCGGTGAAGCCCCGAAGGACGCCCTCGCCGTCGATGTCATGTCACGCCGGCTCGGTTACGTCGGGCCGGCGCCCTGGCTGCTTTACATCGAAGGATCGAGCCTCTCCGAGGCCGACATCGAGGCACGCCTCGCGCGGGTCATCGAGAGCATCCCGCGCAACATGCCCATCACCCGCTACGGCATCGGTACGGCGGGGGCAGGGGCGGCGGAGTCGCTGGCCATCGCCTTCGCGTCGGTCGAGGTCGAGCTCGAGCCGGTGCCCAAGCACCTGGCGCGCGGCCAGACCTTGCACCTCGCGGGCAAGGTCGGCGATCGCTTTGCGCGGGTCGACTTGGCCATCACCCGGCCCGACGGCGTGGTGCGCACCTTTCGCAACGGCGATCGCTCCTACCGCGGCGATCTCACCCTCACCGATCCCGGCGTTCACAAAGTCGAGCTCCTGGGCGATGGTGCGACGGGCCCCGTCGTCCTCGCGAACTTCCCCATTTACGTCGACGTCGACGAGCCCGAGCCCCCCAAGCGTTTCGGCGCCGAGCGCGCGTCCGCCGAAGCCAGCGCGCCCCTCACCCCGGCGCTCGCCGAGCAGCGCATGCTCGCCTTGCTCGCCCGCACCCGCGAGGGCGCCCGCCTTCCACCCCTGGCCGAGGACGACGAGCTCGCGGCGCTCGCCCGCGTTCACTGCGAGGACATGGCCGACCACGCGTTCTTCGGCCATGTGTCCCCCACCACCGGCACCACCGAGGACCGCTTCCGCCGCGCCAACCTGCTCTTTCCGCTCTATGGGGAGAACGTCGCCCGCGGCTCCTCACCCGAGAGCGCCCACGAGATGCTCATGGATAGCCCCGGCCACCGCGCCAACATGATCAACGCCGAGTTCACGCACGTCGGCATCGGCGCGGTGGTCCGCCCGCAGCCAAGCGGAGGGCGCGATGTGTTTGTCACGCTTCTGTTCGCCAAACGCCCCGGCGGAAAGCGCGCGCCGTGA
- the rplV gene encoding 50S ribosomal protein L22: MVSKAIARFARISPRKARVIVNLVRGRQAGEALQLLEFTQKAGAPYLKKVIESAVANARTRAPGVDVDALFVETAFVDKAPNKFMRRWRPRAMGRATRIQKGMSHITVILGERA; the protein is encoded by the coding sequence ATGGTCAGCAAAGCGATAGCCCGCTTCGCGCGGATTTCCCCGCGCAAGGCCCGAGTCATCGTGAACCTCGTTCGGGGCAGGCAAGCCGGTGAGGCTCTCCAGCTCCTCGAGTTCACGCAGAAGGCTGGGGCTCCGTACCTCAAGAAGGTCATCGAGAGCGCCGTGGCCAATGCGCGTACCCGAGCTCCGGGTGTCGATGTCGATGCTCTCTTCGTCGAGACCGCTTTCGTCGACAAGGCCCCGAACAAGTTCATGCGTCGCTGGCGTCCCCGCGCCATGGGACGGGCCACCCGCATTCAAAAGGGGATGAGCCACATCACCGTGATTCTCGGGGAGCGCGCCTAG